In Streptomyces sp. NBC_01551, one DNA window encodes the following:
- a CDS encoding response regulator transcription factor → MPVTVLLVDDEPLVRAGLRAVLDAQPDIEVVGEAADGASVVPLVRQLRPDVVAMDVRMPLLDGIEATRAVLRTVDCPPKILVVTTFENDEYVYEALRAGADGFLLKRSRPSEIVHAVRLVAEGETLLFPAAVRALAAEYGNRKARVLLERAALTEREEAVLRLMARGLTNVEIAGELIVGTETVKSHVSAILAKLGARDRTQAVIMAYESGFVSPS, encoded by the coding sequence ATGCCGGTTACCGTACTGCTCGTCGATGATGAACCCCTGGTGCGCGCGGGTCTGCGCGCCGTCCTGGACGCCCAGCCCGACATCGAGGTGGTGGGTGAGGCCGCGGACGGGGCCTCCGTGGTCCCGCTCGTGCGGCAGTTGCGTCCGGACGTGGTGGCGATGGACGTGCGGATGCCGTTGCTCGACGGGATCGAGGCGACGCGGGCGGTGCTGCGGACGGTGGACTGCCCGCCGAAGATCCTCGTGGTGACGACCTTCGAGAACGACGAGTACGTCTACGAGGCGCTGCGGGCGGGGGCGGACGGCTTCCTGCTGAAGCGCTCCCGTCCCTCGGAGATCGTGCACGCGGTACGGCTGGTCGCGGAGGGCGAGACCCTGCTCTTCCCCGCCGCGGTGCGGGCCCTGGCCGCGGAGTACGGGAACCGCAAGGCGCGGGTGCTGCTGGAGCGGGCCGCGCTGACCGAGCGGGAGGAGGCCGTGCTGCGGCTGATGGCGCGGGGGCTGACCAATGTGGAGATCGCCGGCGAGCTGATCGTCGGCACGGAGACGGTGAAGTCCCATGTCAGCGCGATTCTGGCGAAGCTGGGGGCGCGGGACCGGACCCAGGCGGTCATCATGGCGTACGAGTCCGGATTCGTCTCCCCCTCCTGA
- a CDS encoding sensor histidine kinase: MYRLLRAPFQPVTYSRWLHLCVPILMLAVWMFIEPEAPWVPLLVVIPLGLVPWVRLAEGLQARFLLTPHDWDGAESTISTAPSARWSDRWRTLLWLEVRCVVSLAAMFPTVWLPFMTVELVAIASGHPLAADHMLPFYPPRWAAALLVPVPPVLLICIVALLGDLITAIAKRLLGPSAAERLTALEARTEQLLERTRIARELHDSIGHALTVAVVQAGAARAAGDPEFTERALSAIEETGRAALEDLERVLMVLRESGQSPSQRPTLVEADRLFESARASGATVDAQLTGPLEKLPGPVTREGYRILQEALTNVLRHCGPVSVRVRIEMSERRLAMEVSNPLPERPSVMSGSGSGLRGIRERAGLLGGEAETGPHEGSWRVRVRLPLERIR; encoded by the coding sequence ATGTACCGACTGCTCCGCGCCCCGTTCCAACCAGTGACCTACTCACGCTGGTTGCACCTTTGCGTGCCCATCCTGATGCTGGCCGTCTGGATGTTCATAGAGCCCGAGGCGCCGTGGGTACCGCTGCTCGTCGTCATTCCGCTGGGGCTGGTTCCGTGGGTGCGGCTCGCCGAGGGGCTGCAGGCGCGGTTCCTGCTCACCCCGCACGACTGGGACGGGGCCGAGAGCACCATCAGTACGGCCCCGTCGGCGCGTTGGAGCGACCGGTGGCGGACGCTGCTGTGGCTGGAGGTCCGGTGCGTGGTCTCGCTCGCCGCCATGTTCCCCACGGTGTGGCTGCCGTTCATGACCGTCGAGCTGGTGGCGATCGCGTCCGGGCATCCACTGGCAGCGGATCACATGCTGCCGTTCTACCCGCCGCGCTGGGCCGCCGCACTGCTCGTGCCGGTGCCGCCGGTCCTGCTCATCTGCATAGTGGCGTTGCTCGGTGACCTGATCACCGCGATCGCCAAGCGGCTGCTGGGACCTTCGGCGGCCGAGCGTCTCACCGCGCTGGAGGCACGCACCGAGCAGCTGCTGGAGCGGACCAGGATCGCGCGCGAGCTACACGACTCCATCGGGCACGCGCTGACGGTGGCGGTGGTGCAGGCGGGCGCCGCCCGCGCCGCCGGCGACCCGGAGTTCACCGAGCGGGCGCTCAGCGCGATCGAGGAGACGGGCCGGGCCGCGCTGGAGGATCTGGAGCGGGTGCTGATGGTGCTGCGCGAGTCCGGGCAGTCGCCCTCCCAGCGGCCGACGCTGGTGGAGGCGGACCGGCTCTTCGAGTCGGCCCGCGCCTCCGGGGCCACGGTGGACGCGCAACTGACGGGTCCGCTGGAGAAGTTGCCCGGGCCCGTCACCCGGGAGGGGTACCGGATCCTTCAGGAGGCGCTCACCAATGTGCTGCGGCACTGCGGTCCCGTGTCCGTCCGGGTGAGGATCGAGATGAGCGAGCGCCGGCTGGCGATGGAGGTGTCGAATCCGCTGCCGGAGCGACCCTCCGTGATGTCGGGTAGCGGGAGCGGGCTGCGCGGGATACGGGAGCGCGCCGGCCTGTTGGGCGGGGAGGCCGAGACCGGTCCACACGAGGGCAGTTGGAGGGTGCGCGTCCGGCTTCCGCTGGAGCGAATACGCTGA
- a CDS encoding ABC transporter ATP-binding protein, translating to MNSIEIRELTKEYGRTRAVDHLTFDVLPGRVTGFLGPNGAGKSTTMRLLLGLDRATSGTATIGGQRFTDFPDPLHRVGALLDAQAAHGGRTARDHLRFLAAANRIPMSRVEEVLEQAGIASAAKRRIKTFSLGMRQRLGIAAALLGDPGVLLLDEPTNGLDPEGIIWIRELMRTLAAEGRTVLVSSHLMSETAAFADHLVVLGQGRLLADTSMKAFIDARSTPRVRLRTSDPIRLRAALARDDFEMVTADDGRWTVEGIQAEQLGALAAREGIPMLELSDERASLEQAYLDLTADHAQFAATR from the coding sequence ATGAACAGCATCGAGATCCGAGAACTGACCAAGGAATACGGCCGTACCCGGGCCGTGGACCACCTCACCTTCGACGTTCTGCCCGGACGGGTCACCGGCTTCCTGGGCCCCAACGGCGCCGGCAAGTCCACCACGATGCGCCTGCTGCTGGGTCTGGACCGGGCCACGTCCGGTACGGCCACCATCGGCGGGCAGCGGTTCACCGACTTCCCCGACCCGCTCCACCGGGTCGGCGCGCTCCTGGACGCACAGGCGGCCCACGGCGGTCGCACCGCCCGGGACCACCTCCGCTTCCTCGCCGCCGCGAACCGCATCCCGATGAGCAGGGTGGAGGAGGTCCTGGAACAGGCCGGGATCGCCTCGGCGGCCAAGCGGCGGATCAAGACCTTCTCGCTCGGGATGCGCCAGCGCCTCGGCATAGCGGCCGCGCTGCTGGGCGACCCGGGGGTGCTGCTGCTGGACGAGCCGACGAACGGGCTCGACCCCGAGGGCATCATCTGGATCCGCGAGCTGATGCGCACGCTCGCCGCCGAGGGGCGCACGGTCCTGGTCTCCAGTCACCTGATGTCCGAGACGGCCGCGTTCGCCGACCACCTGGTCGTGCTCGGCCAGGGGCGGCTGCTGGCCGACACCTCGATGAAGGCGTTCATCGACGCCCGCAGCACCCCGAGAGTGCGGCTGCGGACCTCGGATCCGATCCGGCTCAGGGCCGCCCTCGCCCGGGACGACTTCGAGATGGTCACCGCCGATGACGGGCGCTGGACCGTCGAGGGCATACAGGCCGAGCAGCTCGGCGCCCTGGCGGCCCGTGAAGGCATCCCGATGCTGGAACTCTCCGACGAGCGCGCCTCGCTGGAGCAGGCCTACCTGGATCTCACGGCCGATCACGCCCAGTTCGCCGCCACCCGCTGA
- a CDS encoding ABC transporter permease subunit gives MSTALPTRPVLHSEWIKIRSLRGTFGSLIAILFVTAGIQALTSAAIGQAEEGSMGDDPLLAAFYGITFGQIAAMAFGATALSSEFHDGGLRTSLVAVPNRARFYLSKIATVGGLAFVAGQVAGLATFVAGQSFMGPYTIELGAPGTFRAVFGCGMYLTLMALFAAGLTAVLRSATAVLSLLIPFVLMLSFVIGAGAKGVAEFLPDRAGQMMMRAEAGSVVGHWQGLGVLTLWAALAVIGGWLAVRRRNA, from the coding sequence ATGAGCACCGCCCTGCCCACCAGGCCCGTCCTGCACTCGGAATGGATCAAGATACGGTCCCTGCGCGGCACGTTCGGGTCCCTGATCGCCATCTTGTTCGTCACCGCCGGGATCCAGGCGCTGACGTCCGCGGCGATAGGCCAGGCCGAGGAAGGCAGCATGGGGGACGATCCGCTCCTCGCGGCCTTCTACGGGATCACCTTCGGCCAGATAGCCGCCATGGCCTTCGGCGCGACCGCTCTCTCTTCGGAGTTCCACGACGGAGGCCTGCGCACCTCGCTGGTCGCGGTCCCGAACCGGGCCCGTTTCTACCTGTCGAAGATCGCCACGGTGGGCGGACTGGCCTTCGTGGCGGGCCAGGTCGCCGGGTTGGCGACGTTCGTGGCCGGCCAGTCGTTCATGGGGCCCTACACCATCGAGCTGGGAGCCCCGGGCACCTTCCGGGCCGTGTTCGGCTGCGGGATGTACCTGACGCTGATGGCCCTGTTCGCGGCGGGCCTGACGGCCGTGCTGCGGAGCGCGACGGCCGTGCTGAGCCTCCTCATACCGTTCGTGCTGATGCTGTCCTTCGTCATCGGCGCGGGTGCCAAGGGCGTGGCCGAGTTCCTGCCGGACCGGGCCGGCCAGATGATGATGCGGGCGGAGGCCGGCAGTGTCGTAGGCCACTGGCAGGGTCTCGGTGTGCTCACCCTGTGGGCGGCGCTCGCGGTCATCGGCGGCTGGCTGGCGGTGCGTCGGCGCAACGCGTGA
- the mug gene encoding G/U mismatch-specific DNA glycosylase has translation MTPDELNAARDRVLPDVVAGGLRVLFCGINPGLLSAATGHHFARPGNRFWPVLHLSGFTPRRLAPAEQEELLTYRLGITNVVARATARADELSAEEFREGGRILTAKVELLRPQWLAVVGVTAYRTAFGERRAQIGPQERMIGSTRIWALPNPSGLNAHWTAESMAQEYARLRAAADPAPGD, from the coding sequence CTGACCCCCGACGAGCTGAACGCCGCCCGCGACCGCGTCCTCCCGGACGTGGTCGCGGGCGGTCTGCGTGTGCTGTTCTGCGGGATCAACCCGGGTCTCCTCTCCGCCGCGACGGGCCACCACTTCGCCCGCCCCGGCAACCGTTTCTGGCCGGTGCTGCACCTGTCCGGCTTCACCCCGCGCCGGCTGGCCCCCGCCGAGCAGGAGGAGCTGCTGACCTACCGGCTCGGCATCACCAACGTGGTCGCCCGCGCCACCGCCCGGGCCGACGAGCTGAGCGCCGAGGAATTCCGCGAGGGCGGGCGCATCCTGACGGCGAAGGTGGAGCTCCTGCGCCCGCAGTGGCTGGCGGTGGTCGGCGTTACCGCCTACCGCACGGCATTCGGCGAGCGGAGGGCCCAGATCGGCCCCCAGGAGCGGATGATCGGCTCCACCCGCATCTGGGCCCTCCCCAACCCCAGCGGCCTCAACGCCCACTGGACCGCGGAGTCCATGGCCCAGGAGTACGCCCGCCTCCGGGCGGCCGCCGACCCCGCCCCCGGGGACTGA